Below is a window of Verrucomicrobiota bacterium DNA.
CGGTCTTAAAATAATCAAAATCAGTTTTATTGATCAAGGTGACCAAAAGAAGGCCCAGATTTTTAAAAAGTAACTTACCAAATTCAGCTAAAGCCAATATTGTCTCGTTTTTAATTCCGACCCTCCTACCGCGTGTGCCTAGTTTAGAAAAATTGGCTGACATTAAAAAATTGCTATAAAAGAAGGGATTTATGCGTCTTCTTGTTCACCTAACATTGTGGTCTATGGTTCTTTCCTCATCCAAACCTCAAACAAATCGTGATATTTGAAAGCACCAGCTCCGCCACATACCATATTCTAGTTATGGATGATGAGCCATCTGTACGAGGACTTCTCAATAAGTTCCTCGATACCTGTGGCTATAAAGTCACCTTAGCCTCTGAAGGGATGGAGGCCTATGAATTGTACAAAAGTGCCATGGAATCCGATCAACCTGTTGACGCGGTAATCATGGACCTATTGGTGAACAATGGGCTTGGTGGATTG
It encodes the following:
- a CDS encoding response regulator — encoded protein: MIFESTSSATYHILVMDDEPSVRGLLNKFLDTCGYKVTLASEGMEAYELYKSAMESDQPVDAVIMDLLVNNGLGGLDSFRLIRQAHPEVVGIVSSAYSDDNTMAEYEKHGFKAVLV